One Paenibacillus sp. FSL H7-0737 DNA segment encodes these proteins:
- the spoVB gene encoding stage V sporulation protein B translates to MGMRKQSFIRGTFILTVSSFFTKGLGFLNGVLLARFLGAEGVGLLMIAHPLLPLFITLTELGLPVAISKLVSEAEVKQDEARVKRILKVSLSITGTLSIILTLVALFGSKWIASVFLADQRAYYAMVAITPIIPIIAMSAVLKGYFRGKQNMNPLAFSDIIENLAQIIVIIGVVNVLLPYGIAYAAAGAMAASVIGEGFGLLYLFAVFKWANRGKIKPTSPPNSSFSPKGDSTLRDLLRIGLPMTGSGFIHSLYHAFLPLLITKSLVLFGVGVEMATKQFGLLAGYALPMLFLPSFFTQSLSTALIPAISEASVSNNSKLMHSRMDMAMRSALIVGLPCTIILYLWAVPLTTLIYHSPEAGELLRLIAPLFFLYYFGAPLQAILLGLGKASTVMWNHILTNIFEVIAIFVLGSNIGIEGVAIGFGLGLLLLTLLNFMSVAGTIGFYFDFRIVFKVGAGGIIMTICGMTAHGILQRMDLGQIIELSGTLIVSLITYAATLQVTHAWERSPKPPTITPVS, encoded by the coding sequence ATGGGGATGCGTAAACAAAGCTTTATTCGTGGCACGTTCATTTTAACCGTGTCATCATTTTTTACAAAAGGGCTTGGATTTTTGAATGGCGTATTGTTGGCACGTTTCTTAGGAGCCGAGGGGGTAGGGCTTCTTATGATTGCTCATCCACTGCTTCCCTTGTTTATTACGTTGACAGAGCTGGGACTTCCTGTTGCGATTTCAAAGCTTGTCTCAGAAGCTGAGGTTAAGCAGGATGAAGCGCGAGTAAAGCGAATTCTCAAAGTATCTTTAAGTATTACGGGTACGTTGAGTATTATACTAACTTTAGTGGCTCTATTTGGCTCCAAATGGATAGCGTCGGTTTTTTTAGCCGATCAGCGGGCGTATTATGCTATGGTCGCTATTACGCCGATCATTCCAATTATTGCGATGTCAGCTGTACTGAAAGGTTATTTTCGTGGAAAACAGAACATGAACCCACTGGCCTTTTCCGATATTATTGAGAATTTGGCGCAAATCATTGTCATTATCGGTGTTGTCAACGTTTTGCTGCCTTATGGGATTGCTTATGCAGCTGCGGGCGCTATGGCGGCTTCCGTGATCGGCGAAGGTTTTGGTTTGCTCTATTTGTTTGCTGTCTTCAAATGGGCAAATCGAGGGAAGATCAAACCCACCTCACCGCCTAATTCTAGTTTTTCACCCAAAGGAGACAGTACGTTGAGAGATCTGCTGCGCATCGGCTTACCGATGACAGGCAGCGGTTTTATTCATTCTCTCTATCATGCGTTTCTCCCATTGCTGATTACGAAAAGTCTAGTCCTGTTTGGTGTGGGGGTTGAGATGGCGACTAAGCAATTCGGACTTTTAGCGGGATATGCTCTCCCCATGTTGTTTCTCCCCAGCTTCTTCACACAATCGTTGTCCACTGCATTAATTCCGGCGATCAGCGAAGCAAGTGTGAGCAATAATAGCAAGCTTATGCATAGTCGGATGGATATGGCTATGCGATCCGCGCTTATTGTTGGTCTTCCATGTACAATCATCCTGTACTTATGGGCTGTACCATTAACTACTTTGATCTATCATTCGCCAGAAGCGGGTGAGCTGCTAAGGTTGATTGCCCCCTTATTTTTCCTTTATTATTTTGGAGCACCACTGCAAGCGATTCTGCTTGGTTTGGGGAAAGCATCAACCGTCATGTGGAACCATATTCTTACGAATATCTTTGAAGTGATTGCGATCTTTGTTCTCGGTTCTAATATTGGCATCGAAGGGGTTGCTATAGGGTTCGGACTGGGGCTTTTGCTGCTGACGCTGCTGAATTTTATGTCTGTGGCAGGAACGATCGGATTTTATTTTGACTTTCGCATTGTATTCAAGGTGGGTGCGGGAGGAATTATCATGACAATTTGCGGGATGACGGCTCATGGTATTCTGCAACGAATGGACCTGGGGCAGATCATTGAACTGTCCGGAACGCTAATCGTTTCATTGATCACCTATGCTGCAACATTGCAGGTAACTCATGCTTGGGAACGGTCACCGAAACCGCCGACGATTACGCCTGTTTCTTGA
- the shc gene encoding squalene--hopene cyclase yields the protein MNPILSTVDNEIERLTAFLIDQQQQDGSWHFCFENGIVIDAYVIILFRILNVQNEALIRQLHDRILAEQQSAGFWQLYRDEKDGNLSTSVEAYYALLYSGYSKVTDEPILRAKHYIQSKGGIGKVTSILTRVILAATGQSKWPLSISSIPLEVLLFPSYFPINYFEFSGYSRVHLTPMLIMADRRFSISTANAPDLSDLIDTRIEDAEPASRGYHELQDVIQTGLSRLLGSPRYIHEVARTKAEQFILRRIESDGTLYSYATSTILMVYALLALDYDQQHPLITNAINGLTAMQCRSESKTTIQNSPSTIWDTALIAYALQEAQIPDHHLAIQRATSYLLTRQQHKTADWSIHNPDTTPGGWGFSESNTINPDVDDTTAALRAIRSLSITQPSYLESWNRGLNWVLSMQNKDGGWPAFEKNTNKEMLTWLAIDGAKSAAIDPSEADLTGRTLEYLGNFADLDTRNEFIGRGVKWLIQHQEKDGSWYGRWGVCYIYGTWAALTGLQAVGLPLEHETLQKGANWLLSIQNSDGGWGESCHSDRLLKYVPLGESTPSQTAWALDAIITIQPKSTAAVEKGIERLIMSIHEEDWKTSYPTGAGLPGNFYSNYHSYRYIWPLLTLSHFRKKYGQR from the coding sequence ATGAATCCTATACTGAGCACAGTAGATAATGAGATCGAGCGTTTAACGGCATTCCTGATTGATCAACAGCAGCAAGATGGATCTTGGCACTTTTGTTTTGAGAATGGAATCGTTATCGATGCCTATGTCATCATTCTCTTTCGGATTTTGAACGTACAGAATGAAGCCCTGATTCGACAGCTACATGATCGCATTCTTGCTGAGCAGCAATCCGCTGGATTCTGGCAATTGTATAGAGATGAAAAAGATGGTAACTTATCCACCTCGGTTGAAGCCTACTACGCCCTTCTCTATTCTGGGTACAGTAAGGTGACAGATGAGCCGATATTGCGCGCAAAGCATTATATTCAATCCAAAGGAGGAATTGGAAAAGTAACCAGCATCCTAACCAGAGTCATTCTCGCAGCTACTGGTCAGAGCAAATGGCCTTTATCGATCTCTTCGATTCCCCTAGAAGTTCTGTTGTTCCCGTCTTATTTTCCTATTAACTATTTTGAGTTCTCTGGCTACTCAAGAGTGCATCTCACGCCTATGCTTATTATGGCCGATCGACGTTTCTCGATCTCAACAGCGAATGCTCCTGATCTATCTGATCTCATAGACACACGCATTGAAGATGCTGAACCCGCTTCCCGTGGATATCATGAGCTGCAGGACGTTATTCAAACTGGCCTAAGCAGACTTCTTGGAAGCCCTCGCTACATTCACGAAGTTGCCCGAACCAAAGCAGAACAGTTTATTCTCCGGCGGATTGAATCCGACGGGACTCTATACAGTTACGCAACTAGTACAATTCTTATGGTCTATGCCCTTCTGGCTCTGGACTATGACCAGCAGCATCCTCTGATTACGAATGCCATAAATGGGCTTACCGCGATGCAATGCCGTTCTGAAAGTAAAACAACAATTCAAAACTCTCCGTCTACGATATGGGACACGGCTCTAATCGCTTATGCTTTACAGGAGGCACAAATTCCCGATCATCATCTCGCGATTCAACGTGCTACTTCGTATCTGCTGACCAGACAACAGCATAAAACTGCTGATTGGAGTATTCATAATCCGGATACGACTCCGGGGGGATGGGGTTTCTCAGAATCTAATACGATTAATCCGGATGTGGATGATACGACCGCTGCTTTACGAGCCATTCGAAGTTTATCAATAACTCAGCCATCCTATCTAGAGTCATGGAATCGTGGACTGAACTGGGTCCTATCGATGCAGAATAAAGACGGTGGCTGGCCAGCTTTTGAAAAAAACACCAATAAAGAAATGCTCACTTGGCTCGCAATCGATGGGGCTAAATCTGCTGCTATTGATCCCTCGGAGGCAGATCTAACCGGGCGCACCTTGGAGTATCTCGGGAACTTTGCCGACCTTGATACGCGAAACGAATTCATCGGGCGAGGTGTGAAATGGCTGATTCAGCATCAGGAGAAGGATGGCTCATGGTACGGAAGATGGGGCGTTTGTTACATCTATGGGACTTGGGCTGCCTTAACAGGATTGCAGGCCGTGGGCCTGCCACTGGAACATGAAACATTGCAAAAAGGAGCGAATTGGCTCCTAAGCATACAGAACTCGGATGGGGGTTGGGGGGAATCTTGTCATAGTGATCGGCTATTGAAGTATGTACCATTAGGCGAAAGTACGCCTTCCCAAACCGCATGGGCGCTTGACGCAATCATCACCATTCAGCCGAAATCAACAGCAGCGGTGGAAAAAGGGATTGAAAGATTAATCATGTCTATTCATGAAGAGGATTGGAAAACTTCTTATCCAACTGGTGCTGGTCTCCCCGGTAATTTCTATTCCAATTATCATAGTTATCGCTATATCTGGCCGTTACTCACACTGAGTCATTTTAGAAAAAAATACGGTCAAAGATAA
- a CDS encoding OsmC family protein, whose product MPNVQTFKATAHLQDGVKVITKARQFELVIDEPQNLGGTDTGMNPVEALLASLGACQSIVARVYASKFEVELEDFRVDVEGDLDLDGFFNRSEVRPGYSDIRYTFYIKTPSPAEKVEAFVQFLESKCPVGDTIAAPVNLKLNRIVIEN is encoded by the coding sequence ATGCCAAATGTTCAAACTTTCAAAGCAACTGCCCATTTACAAGATGGGGTTAAAGTCATTACAAAAGCAAGACAATTCGAGCTCGTCATCGATGAACCACAAAATCTTGGGGGTACGGATACAGGAATGAATCCTGTTGAAGCTTTGCTTGCTTCTTTAGGGGCCTGCCAATCTATTGTGGCACGAGTTTATGCTTCAAAATTTGAGGTAGAGCTTGAAGATTTCAGAGTAGACGTGGAAGGTGATCTGGACCTCGATGGATTTTTTAACCGTTCTGAAGTCCGTCCCGGCTATTCAGATATTCGCTATACATTCTACATAAAGACCCCATCCCCTGCCGAGAAGGTCGAAGCATTCGTACAATTTTTAGAAAGCAAATGCCCTGTGGGTGACACGATTGCTGCCCCGGTAAATCTTAAGCTGAACCGTATCGTGATTGAAAATTAA
- a CDS encoding aldehyde dehydrogenase family protein, with translation MMNYSELGKQFIGGEWREGKSSKTLTDINPYNDDVIHTFQIASVVDIDDAYQAAYKAKLEWDKVNPYIKRDILENAVKYIEANEEEITSIIVKELGGTRLKAAFEIGLVKNMVKEAATFPLRMEGKILPSTEDGKENRLYRIPAGVVGVISPFNFPFFLSMKSVAPALGAGNGVVLKPHEDSPITGGTLIGKIFEEAGVPKGLLNVVVTDIKEIGDAFVEHPIPRIISFTGSTKVGSYIGQLAIKNFKKPLLELGGNSAFIIMEDADLDYAVQAATFSRFTHQGQICMSANRIIVHKTIYQDFVNKFKEKVSTLTTGDPSDPQTIIGPVINHRQAETLEKLIAKGIEQGAVPLLHGKITGRMVEPTILINVKTDMAVAQEELFGPVVCIIPFETDEEAIEIANDTRFGLSGAIHTSNLERGVEMAKKVHTGMVHVNDVTINDEPIVAFGGEKQSGIGRLNGKWSLDEFTTMKWISVNYGQRKLPY, from the coding sequence ATTATGAACTATTCAGAACTAGGAAAACAATTTATAGGTGGGGAATGGAGAGAAGGGAAGAGTAGTAAAACACTGACAGACATCAATCCATATAATGATGATGTAATCCATACTTTTCAAATTGCAAGCGTTGTTGACATTGACGATGCTTATCAAGCAGCTTATAAAGCAAAGCTGGAATGGGATAAGGTTAACCCGTATATTAAACGTGACATCCTTGAGAACGCTGTTAAATATATTGAAGCGAATGAGGAAGAAATTACATCCATTATTGTTAAGGAACTGGGTGGAACGAGGCTGAAGGCAGCATTTGAGATTGGTCTTGTAAAAAATATGGTAAAAGAAGCGGCAACGTTCCCACTTAGAATGGAGGGTAAGATCCTGCCTTCTACAGAGGATGGTAAGGAGAATCGGCTGTACCGCATCCCTGCAGGCGTGGTTGGGGTGATTAGTCCTTTTAACTTTCCTTTCTTCTTGTCTATGAAGTCGGTTGCTCCTGCGCTGGGTGCTGGAAATGGTGTGGTACTTAAACCACACGAGGATTCACCCATTACGGGTGGAACTCTGATCGGCAAAATTTTTGAAGAAGCAGGTGTACCGAAGGGGCTATTAAATGTTGTAGTGACGGATATAAAGGAGATTGGCGACGCGTTCGTCGAGCATCCGATTCCGAGAATCATTTCCTTCACGGGTTCGACTAAGGTTGGAAGCTATATAGGTCAACTGGCAATCAAGAACTTCAAAAAGCCGTTACTTGAGCTTGGCGGCAATAGCGCGTTCATTATCATGGAAGATGCGGATCTCGACTACGCAGTACAAGCTGCGACATTCAGCAGATTCACACATCAAGGTCAGATTTGTATGTCTGCCAACAGAATCATTGTACATAAGACGATCTATCAGGATTTTGTAAATAAATTCAAAGAGAAGGTATCTACACTTACAACAGGTGATCCGAGTGATCCACAGACCATCATTGGACCAGTCATCAACCACCGCCAAGCAGAGACACTGGAAAAGTTAATTGCTAAGGGCATAGAACAAGGCGCTGTTCCTCTGTTGCATGGTAAGATTACCGGCCGAATGGTAGAGCCTACTATCCTTATTAATGTTAAAACGGATATGGCTGTTGCACAAGAGGAGCTGTTCGGACCAGTTGTATGTATCATTCCGTTCGAAACGGATGAGGAAGCTATTGAAATTGCCAACGATACGCGTTTTGGGCTAAGCGGAGCAATTCATACCTCCAATCTTGAGCGTGGTGTAGAAATGGCTAAGAAGGTCCACACTGGAATGGTTCATGTGAATGATGTCACGATTAACGATGAGCCGATTGTAGCTTTCGGAGGAGAGAAACAGTCCGGTATAGGCCGTTTAAATGGGAAATGGAGCTTGGATGAATTTACAACGATGAAATGGATTTCAGTTAATTATGGACAAAGAAAACTCCCTTATTAA
- a CDS encoding methyl-accepting chemotaxis protein yields MNEINVEKTQHELINAFVKVAPLLNSLYNDDITIGIYDTEKLIINIPGKTFSLNVNPGDPLMEGDIVTNAIRNDTALSAVVPKELFGFPLAARAIPLHDEQGKVIGGIGMGTSLEKANKLFEMAESFSAIVEQTTASIDDISQSVSHLTGRVTDITNQMKDVSSSAQQIGKISTVVKEISDQSNMLGLNASIEAARAGEFGRGFSVVADEIRKLATSSKENVDQINGISKNIQELLQRLNHTFSDIHALTGSQSGAIKEFSATIQEISLKAEELAQVAEETLFRKDKSQ; encoded by the coding sequence GTGAATGAGATAAATGTAGAAAAAACACAGCATGAACTGATTAATGCTTTCGTAAAAGTGGCTCCACTGCTGAATAGTCTCTATAACGATGACATTACAATTGGCATTTATGACACGGAAAAACTGATCATCAACATTCCGGGGAAAACATTCTCGCTGAATGTCAATCCTGGGGACCCACTGATGGAAGGGGATATTGTAACAAATGCGATTAGGAATGATACAGCATTATCAGCTGTCGTTCCGAAAGAGCTGTTTGGTTTTCCGCTTGCTGCACGTGCGATACCGCTTCATGACGAGCAGGGCAAGGTAATCGGTGGTATCGGTATGGGGACAAGCCTTGAGAAGGCGAATAAGCTTTTTGAAATGGCAGAAAGTTTTTCCGCTATTGTCGAACAGACAACGGCATCTATTGATGACATCAGCCAATCGGTTTCTCATCTTACCGGTCGTGTGACAGACATAACAAACCAAATGAAGGATGTTAGCTCCAGTGCTCAGCAGATCGGAAAGATTTCGACTGTGGTTAAAGAGATTTCGGATCAGAGCAACATGTTAGGACTTAACGCTTCTATTGAGGCGGCAAGAGCAGGAGAATTTGGGAGAGGATTTTCGGTTGTTGCCGATGAAATTCGGAAGCTGGCGACGAGCTCCAAGGAAAATGTGGACCAGATTAATGGCATTTCTAAGAATATTCAGGAACTTTTACAACGGTTAAATCATACGTTTTCTGATATTCACGCGCTTACCGGTAGTCAATCAGGAGCAATTAAAGAATTTTCTGCAACGATTCAAGAGATAAGCTTAAAAGCGGAGGAACTAGCGCAGGTTGCTGAAGAAACGCTTTTTAGAAAAGATAAAAGTCAATAA
- a CDS encoding nitroreductase family protein, whose translation MKTIDLIKTRRSIKQFKADSIHEDDLLNWLEAASYAPNHRMNEPWELLFIGPETRAKLKHKTNFGSAPVVLAILSKPGATAFERDENVMAAACFAQNFLLAAHEVGVGAYWASLGALPHNREILGVPQDYDVIGLFGIGYPEEVPNTKPRTPMKSKITYLS comes from the coding sequence ATGAAAACCATTGATCTTATAAAAACCCGTAGAAGTATTAAGCAATTTAAGGCGGATTCGATTCATGAGGATGATTTATTGAATTGGCTGGAAGCAGCTAGTTATGCTCCAAACCATCGTATGAACGAACCTTGGGAACTCCTATTTATCGGGCCTGAGACTAGAGCTAAATTAAAGCATAAGACGAATTTTGGAAGCGCTCCTGTCGTTCTTGCTATCTTATCTAAACCTGGTGCAACAGCGTTTGAACGTGATGAGAATGTTATGGCTGCCGCATGTTTCGCACAGAACTTCTTATTAGCTGCACATGAAGTGGGAGTTGGAGCCTATTGGGCTTCTTTAGGTGCTTTACCTCATAATCGTGAAATTCTAGGTGTCCCGCAAGATTACGATGTGATTGGACTATTTGGCATTGGATATCCGGAGGAAGTTCCAAATACTAAGCCAAGAACACCGATGAAATCAAAAATCACATATTTATCTTAA